TACGGATGATCCGATCGGGATTTGCAGTGACACATCTTTAACAGCATCTTTCTCTTGATCAGGATAACGATAAGAGACTTTATTTAACACAATTTCATCCTTAAAGTGTCGTCCGTTATTAATCCGATTGTCTCTCTTCATTTCAGCTTCTGTATCGTCAAGTGTGGCGTCACGATTTTCAAAAATGTCTTCATACACCACATTGAGTGCCGGCTGACTATATTTTATTTGTGTAACCATAGCAATCACCCGGCTAATAGATGGCATTAATCGAAAGGCTGCCATAGCGAATAATGCCATCGTCGTAATGAGCTCTCCTGTATCTGCTCCTTGATAAATGATGATAAGCATCGTCACCAGTACTGTAGAGACGAGGATCGTTTCAATGAAAAGCCTTGGTGCTTGGTCAAGCATTTTCATAAACCGTCCATTATTCGCTCTAATTTGACTTTGGGTGCGATAAGCATTTATAAAAAAGGACTCTTTCCCTGACACTTTCACATCTTTACTTGCACCTAAGCTTTGATTCACCCATTTAATCATCTTTCCACCAACTACTTGCTGTTCTTTTCCGAGATGATTAATTTTCTTCCGGAAAAGTCTAAAGAAAATGACGATACTCGTTCCGAGCAATGCAGCCGCAGTAAGGGTTGCCAGTGGTGCTGTAATGAGTAATAAAGCTAGAATACATAGGATGACTAATACTTCGGTTAGCAGTTGAAAACCTGACAATATCATCCCTTGAAAAAGTTTCGGCACTTCATCATTAACGTTTCTTAACAAATCAGCTGAATTTCTCTGAAGATGAAACGTATACGGTTTCGTTAAGTATTCCTTTAATAACCGTGTAGACAGCTTGACTTGCTGGTTTAATATAATGCGATATTGCACATAAAAAAATGCGAGCAAATAAATATTTTTTAATACAAAAACGACTAATAAAAAACCGACTGAAAAAACAATAAATGTCGATGTAGATTGGAAGCCAAGAAAATCATAGATGCCTTTTAATATCGGCTGCTCGTGAATGATAGACGGATCTGTTACCATCGTGACAAAGGGCAGTATTAATCCGACACCAAGCGTTTCAAAAATAGCTGCTACAATCATCATAACTAATAGAATGACTAATTTCTTTTTTTCTCGCTGATTAAATAATTCAAGCATTTTAGAGAGCGTCTGCTTCAACTAAATCCTCTCCTTCGGGGCCAATGCCGCTTTTCTTAGAATAAAATAAACCATCCACTTGTGAATGGTCAGGTTGTTCCTTTTTTAGATTTAGAGCGAAAGTATCTCGTAATTGAGGATCTACGATCAATCGCTTAATTCCTTTATAAAGTGCTCTATGATCTACAGGAACAATAAGGCCTGTTCTTCCGTCTATGATTTGTTCTCTGGCTCCGGTAAAATCTGTCGTAACAATGGGGCGTTCTAAATATCTCGCTTCAGCAAGCGTCATACAATATCCTTCATGTCTGGAAGGCTGAACATAAATATCTGCTCGTTTAACAAACGGGAAAGGGTTTTTAATATTCCCAAGTAACATAAACTCTTTTTCTAATCCATAGTCAGCTATTAATTTTTCCAGATGAGGGCGCCAATTACCGTCCCCTAAGCAATACCATTTAATTTCAAACCCATCTTCCTTTAATCTCTTCATCGCTTTTACTGCTAAGTCTTGCCCTTTTTCATTCATGAGTCTGCCGACAGTCACGATCGTCGTCACATCGCTTTTACTCTCTAGCATTTCCTCATCAGTCGCAGCTAATTGATGCAGTGTTTTTTTGGAAATAATATTTCGTTGGACAACCATTCGTTCTCGTAAATGAGGCAATTTGTCACTCAATTTTGCTTTTGCTTCCTCTGATACAACACAAAGCTTCGAATAATGCCGAAAGAGCTCTCCTGCAAATCGTGTGTCAAACCCTATTTTATCAACATCAAAATGAATCCATTGTAGTTTATGAGCTGCCTTAACTTTATGAGCAATATAATAAGAAATGAGTTCCATTGGACCAGCATATGCGACCGCATAGTCATAGTAAGTTGGGTCTTCTCGTTGATCTTTCAACAAGGCATTAAAAAATACGTTTTTATTGCCTGACAATTTAACATATAAGTGTCTGAAAATAAATGAAAATGCTTTGAAATACGCTTTTTCCTTTAAGAGAAAAAGAAGTCTTTCTTTAGGTGACTGATTTATAATTGGTTTTATATCTTCAAACCCTTCTAGTATAATTTTATTAATATCGTTCGGTAAATCATCAATGAAGCCTCCCTTTTCTTCTAAAAGAAGAACGGTTATCTCAAAGTCCTGGCGAGGAAGCACTTCTAACAGGTTTAGTAATGACTTCTCTGTCCCTCCTATGTTCATATTAATGAGCATAAAAAGTATTTTCTTCTTCATGATCAGACGCTCACTTTCATTAAATACATAAATTTAGTTACTAAGACGAACTCATACGCTATGCATGGATAAGGGCGTATACTTTTTCTATTTCTTCTATATTTCCCTTTTTTTCTTGCCTTTGATAGTCTTTAATCGATTCAGTTAATTGTTGATCTTGAATGAGTCTCATAATC
The genomic region above belongs to Bacillus sp. A301a_S52 and contains:
- a CDS encoding glycosyltransferase — its product is MKKKILFMLINMNIGGTEKSLLNLLEVLPRQDFEITVLLLEEKGGFIDDLPNDINKIILEGFEDIKPIINQSPKERLLFLLKEKAYFKAFSFIFRHLYVKLSGNKNVFFNALLKDQREDPTYYDYAVAYAGPMELISYYIAHKVKAAHKLQWIHFDVDKIGFDTRFAGELFRHYSKLCVVSEEAKAKLSDKLPHLRERMVVQRNIISKKTLHQLAATDEEMLESKSDVTTIVTVGRLMNEKGQDLAVKAMKRLKEDGFEIKWYCLGDGNWRPHLEKLIADYGLEKEFMLLGNIKNPFPFVKRADIYVQPSRHEGYCMTLAEARYLERPIVTTDFTGAREQIIDGRTGLIVPVDHRALYKGIKRLIVDPQLRDTFALNLKKEQPDHSQVDGLFYSKKSGIGPEGEDLVEADAL
- a CDS encoding ABC transporter ATP-binding protein, giving the protein MKQTLSKMLELFNQREKKKLVILLVMMIVAAIFETLGVGLILPFVTMVTDPSIIHEQPILKGIYDFLGFQSTSTFIVFSVGFLLVVFVLKNIYLLAFFYVQYRIILNQQVKLSTRLLKEYLTKPYTFHLQRNSADLLRNVNDEVPKLFQGMILSGFQLLTEVLVILCILALLLITAPLATLTAAALLGTSIVIFFRLFRKKINHLGKEQQVVGGKMIKWVNQSLGASKDVKVSGKESFFINAYRTQSQIRANNGRFMKMLDQAPRLFIETILVSTVLVTMLIIIYQGADTGELITTMALFAMAAFRLMPSISRVIAMVTQIKYSQPALNVVYEDIFENRDATLDDTEAEMKRDNRINNGRHFKDEIVLNKVSYRYPDQEKDAVKDVSLQIPIGSSVAFIGESGAGKTSIVDVILGLLPPTKGEILVDGKSIIDQRRIWQQKIGYIPQFIFLSDDSILGNVAFGIDPEEVDEEAAWRALEQAQLKEFIQTLPDSIHTQIGEQGVRLSGGQRQRIGIARALYHNPEILFMDEATSALDNETEKEIMKAIDGLKGEKTLIIIAHRLTTIENCDTVFKMNHGRLISIDNKTSKSIM